The nucleotide window CTTTTAAttgtaagtgacagaaaccaACTAGCTTACtcaaaacaatttttctttttctcacataaTGGGGACCATTGATCTGGTCTCAAGGGATGACTGAATTCCAGGGCTCAAATGCTGTTGAAAGAGGCCATCTGTTTCCTTGACTTCTCTGTGAGTTAGACTCACTGTTTTTCATTTGAGGAAACTTTTCCACATTGGTTCAGGAATGGCTGAGAGGCATAGAGGATAGCTGCAGGCAACCTCAGGTTTAATTCAGCAAGACTTAAAAAAAACTCTGGAAAAATAttgctcctccctgcccccaggttTTGAATGTAAGATCCCAGGAAAGGACCTTGATTGGCCTAATGTAGGTCACGTGCCTATTTTTGCATAGATCATCCTGACTAGGGTcttagatcctctgcccatgcATTTAGGTGGATGCTGGGGTTCTGTGATTGTATTCCCACTAGAAGTTGTATCATTAGAGGGTAATCCTTCTCTGAccaggagaagagaggaagaaatgtcACCAGACAAAAACAGATGTCCATTTCATGTatataatctgtattttaactttttatttttacagacgGAAAGAATTTACTTTCAGGTTTTCTTACCTAAGGGGAGCAAAGAGAAGAGTAAGCCAATGTTCTTTTGCCAGCAGTGGAGCATTGGAAGGGTCATAGACTTTGCAGCTTCTTTAGCCAGTCTTAAAAATGACAATAACAAATTAACACCTAAGGTAACAACAGGTTATAACTTTTTCCCTAAAAGTTTTAGAATACTCTATAAAGCACGTTTATTACATTATGATGTATCTCTCTCTTAACAGAAATTGAGGTTATGTCACAGTACCTCAGGAGAAGCCTTACCTTTGGATCAtattttggaaacctggattGCTAAGGACGATTGTCCTTTATACAATGGTGGAAATATTATCTTGGAATATTTGAATGATGaagagcagtttttaaaaaatgttgattcGTACTTGGAATAGTCATTCAGGGAGTCAAGCTAGAAATCATGAGGAAAATTCAATGTTAATCAAATTCTTTTACTACAAatactatgtattttttatttttgaaacttgctttttatttccattatatcATAATTTACATTATCAGTCTTCCATTAAATTGGATTTGAATTTTTGTGTTTTCAAGTTTAACTATGAACTGACATTTAGCAAATTCTCTTatctaattaacatttattaggtTATGctgtaataacaacaacaaaggtATATTTCTCATTTGGTTAATGTCGGCTTTGATTGGTTGTGACTCTGCTCCATGTTATCTTTACTCCAGAATCTAATATGAAGGAATGACCCCTTTTGGGGACATTGCCATTCTTATGGCAGAAGAAAGAGATGGCTCTTAGAAGATAACATGCATCACTTTTGCTTTAAAGCAAGACACATGACCAAGCCTACCAGCATGGGGCCTTAGTATCTACCTACATCATGATGTATAAATTGATGTGTATACATAAATCATAGAAACTTAGAGGTCATCTCACTCACTCTTCAAATTTTGTGGATGAGGAATCTCAGGCCTAggaagggaaaattatttttttgttgtcacCTAAGTGCTTTGGGGCATATCTCTGATAAAAAACCCTGTCCAGTAGGATTCACCATTTTGTCTGTATCATATAGTACAGATAAGAAGAAAGAGGGGATAGTTAAACTACATTAcaagtcctttatatatataacaaagcaaaacacatgCCAAAAGTAACTACATTTTACCAACACATTGAAATTAATGCTCCTGACTGATGTATTCTATCTATACTCAACAAAGTACTACTATagagaagaaatagaagttaTTTCTGTTTGTTATTTGTCCCTTTCCTACTTTGCGATAGACAGGGATAGTGGCTTAGGTTTAATTAAAGGAATAAACTCACAATGTTTATTTCCTCTCTAATTCtttcttcatattattttcatGCAGTGAATGGAGATAACTTCTGACTTCTATCAGCTGcttatacattcatttattaacCTAGTTATTCAAGTACCTACTAAATGTAAGGATTTGATTCTAACTGCCATGGTGGATACAATGAAGAGATGTATACCTACTTAAAGCTATAATACAAAGCAGTGTGGCAAGTGCCAATGAATATATAGTAAGTATAGCTATGTTCTAATAGCTCTTTTATCAGAAACCATAAGACCAGAAGTAGAAATAATCTTTAAATATATTCCCAGATACCAGAAAGTTTTAATACAAATACCTTAGCATCTGCATAATTACTTGCACATGGTAGATGACCAACACATGTCTCATGAATTGAACTGAAGCTAAATATACCGGAAAAAATACCAATGCGGGTTGAAAAGAAGGGAAGTAAGGCGGGCAGAGATTGAGCTACACTTAAGGAGACTAAAGAAGAGGTCCTGTCAATGATTAGAAAAGAGACAAAGCAGCGTGGAGGGAAGGACTTATGTCATCTGGTCCCAGATAGTGGAGCAAACTAGTCTGTAAGAGACACAGGTGCCAGCATTCTTGGAGGCCCTATGGACGGGGGCTCCGGCCTGAGAAGTCTCCTAAAGGGAACAAGATTGTGGGCAAGAGAGGAAGTCCCCCCAGTGTCTCGTTTCCAAATTACTCTGAAATCAGACATCTTTCTCAGGCTTTCTTTTAGGGCTTTCAGTTGAGTCTGCTTAATATAATTCTAGGGTtggctctccccacccctccttagAATCTTTCTACCTGCTCACAGGCAACTAGAATTATAAGCAGAAAACCCACaagtagaaaaatgttttaaattcagaTAAATATCTAACCACagtatgatacaaatgagcttaagCTTCATATAATCAGCCAGTAAATACACATGAATAATAAATTACTAGATTTTCCCAGATTTGTCAGATTTTATTCCAGGCAGTTTTCAGATAAGAAGCCTTGGAGAACCTGAAGAAGGGGAAAGGCTACAGATGGAAGGATCTGAGGAAAGTAAAATTTACATTCCTCACCTCTTTGACCTGGGCGACAAAAATTGTGAATTAAGATATTTGGTCACATAACTGTAAAGATAGCTTTGGTTTCATAAAGTTCTTgtcttatgtttgttttgtttttgtctttttaaaccagggaagttccctgggAACTTAACTGAAATATCACAGAAACATTAGTTCCAGTACCTATTTCAACATTGGTGtagtgtattttgtttttctcaatgtggtacatggaaataaaatttatggACTATAAAGTCTATTGTATTTGAAAGATTAACCTACATaagtcaaattttttaaaacttgtaaaaATATATCCAATAAAAATTGCTTTGACAATTTTTGAGGAGCAAACATTTTATGATCTAAAATACTTAATGTGTAACTGTCATTGTTCCATTTGACACAGATTGTGTCATGATTACAGGAAGGATCTGCTGAAATGATTATATGATCAGAGACTACTAGATCTGTAGGCTCAGTAGTAGATAACtgtagtggggtttttttgttgttgttctttgtcttttttttttttttttttctgcttagcaCCAGAAGCCCCTCCTCTTGTTTGGGAAACAGAAAGCGTTTGTGAATCTGTGGGTTGAAGTTCAAAAAGCCTGACTCTTTTCCTTATTCCTGGCAGCCAAGACAGGCATATGACCTAAGTTGGGTCAATTGAATATCCTTGCCCTAGCTGTGAGTAAGAATAGTGTTACTAGGAAGGAATAAAAGATTAGAATTAGTCAGTGGGCTTCCATTGCCCATTGTGTCAGGGTCCAAGCGTCCAGCAGCAGTGGTCCCTTAACCAGGCTGTACCTTTGGCCATGGATCTGGCTATGTGCTCTCCCTAGGTTGCCAAGCTATCTGGTAACCatccagaaaaatttttttctacctaAGGACACCACAGTTTCAGTTTTTGCCTAACTGATATCATCACTGTTTAGAGTCATGGGAAAACCCTAACTAGCCTAAGGATTCTGCAAGGCCAATTTTTGGGCTCTGCAGTTTCTTAAGTAATGATAAAGAGCCACCAAGACTAAGCTCCAGGAGGGAAGAGTCACCTAGCTTGATTACTGTGGTATACTCAGCTCCTAGCTCAGGGCCCTAGTACACAAgttcagtaaatttttatttgattttgacctgaatgaataaaatagtaaCACCCACCTCTAGGCCTCCTCAACATCTATTTGAAAATTTTGGATCCTGTCTGCTTTTAGTGTAGATTTTCCTTAGGAAGGAACAGAACTCAAAAAAAGATGACACTAAGGTTTTAAAATCAAGTAAGTAGGAGGCTGTTTTTCCAGTGGCAGAAATGAGGAAGTCAGGCATAAAGATTAGGTTTCTGCTGTGATAAATTGAACCTGTTAAATGCTATGACTTTTACATTTCGTAGCTGTAGGTTAAACCGGTTATGTCACTCATTTGATAGCTCTGTATttgtttgaaaaatacaaaagtcCCTCCTACTGGACTTTGATCTAGCAGAAACAACTGTTACCTAACAACCTCAGACCGTCACTGGAACACCTTTACAAGAACGTTCTTTATTTAAATGGTTTTGcatatgtaatttatttaagccttcaaaatgattagaaaactTCTTATGGTCCTGCTTTTGTCGTCTGTGACTCTTGGAGAAGCAAGGAAATCGTTTCTCAGTTTTCTGAACATAGAAAAGACTGAATTACTATTTTTCACAAAGACTGAAGAAACTGTCGTTGTAAGGTCAAGTTACAGAGATAAACAGCCAAACTCCAGCTACCTCTTTGTGCAACTAGAAGATCCTAAAATGCTCCAAGTGGTGAATGTGACTAAGACCTTATCAGATGTTACCAACTTTACCATAAACCTGGTGACAGATGAAGACGGGGAGACAAATCTGACCATTCAATTGTGGGATTCTGAAGGTAGGCAAGAAAGACtcattgaagaaataaagaatgtcAAAGTCAGAGTGCTCAAACAAAGACAAGACAGTCTTTTCCAGGCATCAAACCTTATTGATAGAAATATCCTTATGGTTTTTCTACCAATGATACTGTTAAATAAATGTGCGTTTGGTTGTAAGATTGAATTACAGGTGTTTCAAACAATATGGAAGAGACCTTTGCCAATAATTCTTGGGGCAGTTATACAGTTTTTTCTCATGCCATTTTGTGGATTCCTTTTGACGCAGATTTTGGCATTGCCTGAGGCACAGGCTTTTGGATTTGTAATGACCTGTACATgcccaggagggggtgggggctaTCTCTTTGCTCTGCTTCTAGAAGGAGATGTCACTTTGGCCATTTTGATGACTTGCACATCAACGTTACTGGCCCTGATAACGATGCCTGCCAATTCGTACATATATAGTAGGATGTTAGGGTTATCAGGTACTTTGCATATTCCTGTTTCTAAAATTATGTCAACACTCCTTTTCATACTTATACCTATATCAGTGGGAATAATCATCAAGCATAGACTACCTGAAAAAGCAAAGTTCCTGGAGAGGATCATTAGACCtctgagttttattttaatgtttgtagGAATTTATTTGACTTTCAGAATGGGATTAATGTTTCTAAAAACAGTGAACCTAGAAGTGATTCTATTGGGTGTCTTAGTTCCTGCTTTGGGTTTGTCGTTTGGGTACTTTTTTGCTAAAATTTCTATGCTGCCTCTTCCTGTTTGTAAAACTGTTGCTATCGAAGGTGGGGTACTGAATAGTTTCTTAGCCCTTGCTGTTATTCAGCTTTCTTTTTCACAGTCCAATGCAGACTTGGCTTCTGTGGCTCCTTTCACAGTGGCCATGTGTTCTGGATGTGAAATTTTACTGATCCTTCTGTTCTACAAGGCTAAGAAAAGATGTATCCTTaccatagaaaagaaaagaaagaaaaatcccccAGTCTAACAGTTAAAGCTTTACTGAATTTTCCTACTCTGAATGAGGTACTGTGGGAGATTCAAAGAATATCTGAAATGATGCCTGCTCTCAACTCACTTATGATCTGATTGAAAACTTGACATTAGGggagaaatatatacatacatataatcatATGTGCTGAACACCCAATGAATAGTGCAGACAGTTAAATGTACAGGAAGTCAGAGGAAGGAGACTACTTTTCAACTGTGTTGGCTTGGAAATGTTCTATAGAGTTGGATTTTAATATAATACTTTATTATGGTGTCTTGAACAGGaaagagcaataaaaaaaaaaaagtcctcctgTAGTGATTATGATATATCCCGAGTATTTATGGAAGGGCTGCCCTTCCATAATAGGCATTTGGTAAATGCTCACACAGTGAATGAATATGTAAATTCCTCTTTGGAATCAATGTCTTAAACTAAATATAGCATTTCTGCTCTCAGAATTGTACTTCCTCCTGTCGTCCACGTCTCCCACTAAAGACGTTACCATTTACCCTGAAGCGCAGGGTCATCTCTTccccctcttctcctttcttccctcttctttctttcattatagTCAAACTATTTCCTACAGACAATTTCCTGTAATATCTTTTCATCAGTCTCCTCTCTATTCCCAGTACTACCACTTTTGTTCTGTCCTAGATTGCTGCTTCCCTAAACCTTTCTTACCTGGCTTTTGGCCTCTCTGTCCACTCTCCAAGCACTGGCAGATTAATCTTCCTAAAATCTAACTTTGATCATCTGCTTTCCCTGCTACAAACCTTTTTGCCTCTTGAATAAAGTCTATATTCCTTAGGGAGGCATTTTGTACGCTCTGCTCACTGACTTCACCCTAGCTTTCCAGTTTTATCTCCCCTCCCACTTCTTTACACGCAGTCTTTGCTCCAATCAACAGATAACTTGATAACTCATGACTCTGCCTTTGTTCACACTGTCCCTGCAACCTGAGGGGACTACGGTCATCTCTGTCTAGATTTTGACCACTCTCACAGACCTGGCTCAAATACCACCCTTGCCATGAAGCTTTGACTAATCCCCCTTAGCTACCGGGAACTGAAATTTCCTCTAAATTCTCATCACAATTTTTTATGCTCATAGTACTTGCATTACAGCTATTTGTGTTCCTATCGTATCCTCCCTATTTTGCTATAAATCCTTGAACATGCaaattataaacataatataatatgtaaacaatataatagaatattaacaGTACAATATAATAGTATGAAcagtataatataataatataaacaataGAATATGATAATGCAAACAATATTCATTTTGATACTCCCCATAATATCTAGCATATTTCCTGTGTGCTTATTCAAATAAAGTGTTGAAGTACAGACTAGGGCCCAAATGAATAGTATGCTCGTTTTTACACCACTGTTGAGTTTTCAAAAGCAATTTTTAGTATCTAGTTCCAGTTTGCACTTCTCTCCAAAGAAAGTAAGGGCATCAAGAAAGAGAACTATCACTCTAAATAATTCTGCTTCCCTTATTTCCCAGGCCCTTAGTtgtaggcaaattacttaaccatcCTGTAGTACCATTTCCTTAtctaaaaaatggagataatagtgtAAACTCCATCAAATTGTCataggaattaaatgagatcttATTGACAATGTACTTAGAACAGAGTACATGCTCAGCAAGTGTTAGCTGCTATAATTATTTTACCGGATTTTAAACTTTTGACCTTGATATATCTACTGTTGGTTTGAAATACTAATCTGATAAGTCCATAGAGCCTAAAACTTCAAACATTTTCCTATCAGTGTTATTCACCATCTTAATCATAGTATTAGGGAATTTTTGTTCAGTTTGCCAGCTAATAAGACAACCaaagttctttttctcttatttcaccAAATCCAGTATGTTAATACCAAGACTCATCAAAGCGCTGGTTTGGCATTGTGATGGATGGTTATTATTCACTTTATAAAATGATAATTGCCTACATGAAATACTTTACTACTGACTCCTTTAAATGGAAATCTCCACTTAGGGGTTTAAAACATAACTAAGCTTGCATAAATTTGACTTATGTACATTTTCATGAACATATTTTACTGATTGGGAGACAAGAAACTGCCTTTCTAGTTGCTCTTTATCCTTAACTTTGTGGTCTCGAACAAGACACTTCTCTGCAGTTCAGTTTtcaaatctgtaaaatgaagagattCAACTGAGGTTTAAGATCTTGCTTAACTCCTAAACCTGTAATTCTGGCATAAAACTCTGGGACATTAACACCACGGGCAGGGCGATGGTTTCAGGTTGACAAGAATAACCACTCACAGCTGCTGCTTTCTActtaaagcaacaacaaaaatatgagtttcttgagggcagggaccacataTTATTCTTTGAATTCCCTACAGTTTTTAACCAATACTTTTAATTGAGTTGGTGCTCGTAAAACATTGAATTAATTAATCATTAATGTCTATGAAAGTCAATATCATATACTCTAGGGCCAGATAATGCCGGGGTCTGCAGTTCCAGCTCTGTCACCAACTGGGTGAcattggtcaagttacttaatctctctatgcCTAAATTCATGTGGACAGtggggataatgatagtacctaccttatggtattgttgtgaagattaaatgagttagtattaATAAGGTCCTCAGAATAATGCTTAACACATAGTAAACTCTATAATTATTATGGTTACTCTCTGCATGTTTGATCTTGCACTTTAAAAGCAGATGAATGTGTACAAATGGAActtggaatatattttatttatcttatagatGTATCATGGAAGATTGAGATTTTTATGTAGGAAAATTTGTCTAATTTGGATGGGGATGAAGTTATTCAagccatttatttattgtttaataaTGAGAGGCATAAAGCAGGCTAACTAATTGCTTGAGTTCATACCAACCATTTGTCCAACAATAATCAGTATCAAGGCTGCAAAGAACAAAAGGCTTTATTTGAAGTcttaagaattgcaattcaggagacacagatttgggacttccctcgcagtccagtggttaagactccgcactgaagggggcctgggttcaatccttggtcaggaaataagatcccacatgccatgcagcacggcccaaaaaaaaaaaaaaaaaaatttattttaaaatttaaaaaaacaaagagagacaGGAGACACAGATTCGGGTAAAACTGAAAGAGTATTGCAGGGGAGAGAAAGAATCAGGAGCTTATGCAGGCAAAAGCCACAAGATTGTTCAAAAATTATGACTGATCCTGattcaagaaaggaaatatttgtccttaaggcTGTCAGGAGTTATTTTAGGGTAAGGGTCCAATAAatatcttgagtttctggaacATTGGGTAAGTGTTCTGGATGCATGTGTTAAGATAATAAGTGGTCAAAAGTTTCATTTGGTCTGAGACATGCGTAAGTCACACTTCCTCGATGGCCTCCTGGCtccattttagagagctctcttagcaataccaactccattttgattttcctttcacacaTTTTACACAGCCATGATTGATTAGACAAAAGATCCAGAGGTAGAGGGAtaagccattttaaaaaaaataaactttcattcCAACCTTTAATAGAGATGA belongs to Balaenoptera ricei isolate mBalRic1 chromosome 17, mBalRic1.hap2, whole genome shotgun sequence and includes:
- the SLC10A5 gene encoding sodium/bile acid cotransporter 5; the protein is MIRKLLMVLLLSSVTLGEARKSFLSFLNIEKTELLFFTKTEETVVVRSSYRDKQPNSSYLFVQLEDPKMLQVVNVTKTLSDVTNFTINLVTDEDGETNLTIQLWDSEGRQERLIEEIKNVKVRVLKQRQDSLFQASNLIDRNILMVFLPMILLNKCAFGCKIELQVFQTIWKRPLPIILGAVIQFFLMPFCGFLLTQILALPEAQAFGFVMTCTCPGGGGGYLFALLLEGDVTLAILMTCTSTLLALITMPANSYIYSRMLGLSGTLHIPVSKIMSTLLFILIPISVGIIIKHRLPEKAKFLERIIRPLSFILMFVGIYLTFRMGLMFLKTVNLEVILLGVLVPALGLSFGYFFAKISMLPLPVCKTVAIEGGVLNSFLALAVIQLSFSQSNADLASVAPFTVAMCSGCEILLILLFYKAKKRCILTIEKKRKKNPPV
- the ZFAND1 gene encoding AN1-type zinc finger protein 1 isoform X3, translating into MCPYCEKNFCLRHRHQSDHECEELEIPKSRMAATQKLVKDIIDSKTGETASKRRKGAKHSETAAKVALMKLKMRANGDKSLPQTERIYFQVFLPKGSKEKSKPMFFCQQWSIGRVIDFAASLASLKNDNNKLTPKKLRLCHSTSGEALPLDHILETWIAKDDCPLYNGGNIILEYLNDEEQFLKNVDSYLE